A window of Chloroflexota bacterium contains these coding sequences:
- a CDS encoding helix-turn-helix transcriptional regulator has product MSRLPCYNNSQEAFTEPRDTVPRTRIVPKTGRDGLTLLQQKRIECGLTGVGLAREAGVSRNVLWKLESRSDKLSPRADTIAKIVSALNRKQREINGQPLDFSDLFETKRLDRTWKGVPRD; this is encoded by the coding sequence ATGTCTCGACTACCGTGTTATAATAACAGCCAGGAAGCCTTCACAGAGCCGAGGGACACGGTGCCCAGAACAAGAATAGTTCCAAAGACTGGTAGAGACGGTCTTACTCTCCTGCAGCAAAAACGAATCGAGTGTGGGCTGACAGGAGTTGGGCTAGCCCGGGAGGCAGGTGTTTCCAGAAACGTGCTGTGGAAGCTCGAATCTCGATCGGATAAGCTTAGCCCTCGTGCAGACACCATCGCCAAAATAGTGTCTGCCCTGAACCGAAAGCAAAGAGAGATCAACGGCCAGCCATTGGATTTTAGCGACCTTTTTGAGACAAAAAGACTCGACCGAACTTGGAAAGGTGTACCGCGTGACTAA